The DNA segment TGCGGGAGGCGCCGGGCTCGGCGCGCTCCCAGGCCCCTCCTAGGCGCCGGCAGACACCAATCTttggctcccctcccccctcccgcaGCCCCGGCCCCGGGCCCTGGCACGTCCGGCGCGCCTGATACTTTCCAGATGTGGGCCGTGTTCTCCTTCCAACCTGGCTCTGTGAACCCAcgagggaggggggcagggagccAGGGTTCCATACTCCCAACTCCAAAAAGCTATCAGGGTGGTTCTGACTTGTCATCCCAGCTCCTTTGGAATGGCCAATGCAGGAAGGTcgcaagttcaaagcctgccttagccacagagaaagttcaaggccagtctagcgCAACTataggagactgtctcaaagtgaaaaagtaaaaaagggccgtgggatgcagctcagtggtagagctcttgcttaGCACATGTGAGATTTTGGAACTATCCGAGGCTGGTATCTTTTCCCCACAAGATTGGCTTCCCAAGGCAGGCTGTGAAAATCGTATTAGGGTTGAGCTGTCTGCAAAAGAAACGCTTCTCCTTACTCCACCCCTGCCCAGGGTTCCAGCATCCCGGAGAGCCAGAATGAAAAGGAACGTCAAACCCCGCCCTCATATCCCTCCAGGCCACGCCCCATTCAACACACCCCACAAAGCCCCTCCCTTGATCACACCCACAGCACGCTCTCTCCCTGTAGGCACGGCCTCCGCCGTGTGGTCCAGCGGGGAGggctccctctgtctctctggtctcttgGCCGGCTTGACTCGGTCTCTGAGCGTCTGTCTTCAAGGCTCggtctgtgtatctgtctcctGTGGCCTCTCCCTGTGCATCCTATCCTTCGTCTGTCTCTCTGTGAACTTAGttctcctgtttctctctgcagTTCTCACCTCTCTCTGACGCTCTCTGTCCCGTTTTCCGTCCTCTCACTCTGATCCCTCACTTCTTTCACCTTCCTAGGAAGCCATCTCCCTCTCTTATCCTTCTCGGGTCCCCCAGATCTCTATCTTCTGCGGGGCGGACGGGGACGCCTAGTCTTCGCCTCTTCTTCTGCTTGAGCTCCTGCAGCTACTTTGGCTCGCGGGCGCCACCTCGTGGCCAATAGGGAGGCCTTGATGGCGGCGAGGCAAGCAAGCGAGGCAAGCAAGCGATGCTGTGGTCTGGACGCGACGTCCAGAGGTGGTGCAACCCACGCCAATGTGAGGGCACGTCTCAGAGGTGGTGTGGGACGCCAGCAGATGACGTGTGACTGTGTGACAAGGTGAGATTAGGAATGACAAGAAGGGATTGAGTGGgactgttagagtaggtgtgatGTGTGGCTGACCATGTGACGCGAGTTTATCAGCGAGACTGTGGGCCACTGTGTATGTAACTGGACCTGAGAGGTGAACTGCCTGTGAGACTGTTCGTAAGTGACCATATGTTTGGGGGGGTCACGCGTATTACAGAGTGTAGTGAGTCAGGGAAACTGGAATGCCCAAGTGATGGAATGAGCCAGTAATGCAAGAGGGAGGCTCCGGAGAGGGACCTAGGTGGCCAACTGTGTGGATATGAGACAGTATGTCTGCCACACTGATGAGTCCTGAGAAACTGGGTGACCACGTGTGACCCTGAAAGGTTGGCTTGCGTTTGTGACTGCCTGTGCAAAGGTGTGTGATTGTTCTGGGTGGCAGAGGTGACAGGGTCTGCAGGACAGGGAATGCTGAATGtggaagagagagtgtgtgtgagtgtgacaaGCATTTGTGGTATAGACTTCGAGGCCCAGCAAAGGCTGTGTgcacaatggtgtgtgtgtgtgtgtgtgtgtgtgtgtgtgtgtaaaagaccATGTTATCAAATGTCAACAATACATGACACCAAAAGACACTGTGCTGCTATGATAACAATAACATATGAAGCAGTAGGGGGAAGGAGAATGTGGGTCACTGTGTATCAGGAAATTGACCAGGAGTAAATGTGACCACACAAAGGTGCTCCTGGAAAGAAAAGCATGTGGTTCTCTGTCACTCTAGGCAATGGAGCGCTTGGCAGTGAAGCTGAACTAGTCCATGGATGTGTGAGACTCCGAACTTCAGAAGTTAAAGCTGCGCTTGTAGGTAACAGTGTATACATTTGACTCTAAGATACTGTGCCTGACTGTGCAGTGACACAAGCTCTGCTGTGAGAAACCATGAGTGAGAGCAGTGGGCAGGTATATTAGGACCTTTGTCATTGTGTGTTGGGTTAAGcatggggggggcgggggggaggaatggagggggGACTGGGTTACTCAGTGACCCAGCAAAGTAGGGTGCATCCCTGTGTGCGGGACTTTTGAGTCTGTGTGCTGTGGGACGGTGGCTGTGATGAGCTGAGTGGGAAGACAGGCTGTGTGCATGAGCGTATCTGGAGGGCCCGTCTTAGTGCAAGTGGGACAGAGGGACTCCAAAGAAAGACATGCTGGAAACaggaatgactgagaaacagagagggggaggaggaggaggagaaagatacATCATTGCAAGGAGAGGACTCAGAGACAGACCCAGGGCATGGAGACAGGTGGTGCTTAGGAGGAGAAGGCGGTCCTGAGGGGCTGCACCccaggggagggggcggggctgggaaGGGGACCAGCCGCTGTCTCTGTCAGCCTCTGTCACCCATCAGCCACCCCAGCCCCGAGCTGCAACAGGTAGGTAGGAAGCTCCTGTCCGGGTCCCAGTAGCTGCTTAGATGGCCACTATCTGTCCCCTCTGGACTGAATGAGTGAATGGGTGACTGAGAGAATCAATGACTTTATACTTCCGTGtgtctccatcttctcctctgtcctctccttctgcctgtgcctcccaagctctctcctttttctttgctCCATTTCTCTTCTAACCCTGCCATGCCCCTCTCTGTCCGGTTTCTCCTCTCGCGTCTGCGTCTCCCTACTCCTCCGTTCCTGGTCCGTCTGTAGCTGCCTCTACTCCTCCCTttgttcctcccctccctcccccgtcCTCTTCCTCATCATCTCTCCCACAGTATCTCTATCTCCATCCATCCTCAGtctattttccttcttcatgcctgtcatctctgtctctctgcctctcccttggTTTTTTCACTTGTCACCCTCTCTGCCACTCCGAATGGCTGGCTGGGTTGGCTTGCCCCTGCCTGCTAATGAGCAGAGGAGCCTTTGAGGcagtcagggctggggagggggtgggtccCTGAGGGTGGCAGAGGGGGCAGCTGCTGCTGAGGCCCTAATGAGGCCTCCTCTGTGCCCCTCCCGCCGAGATCTTAATTCTCAGTGCTCCCTGGAGTCGCTGCTAATTGGCCTGGGGAGGGCCCCCCCTTCCTGGCTCAGGCTCTATCCCCCAGGGGGTGAGGGCACCTGGATGAGTAGATTCTGATCAAGCACCTGTGGCCTTGTCCTTCtggccctccctcctccacctgcctctcagCCTCCCATCCTGTGcatccatccctccttccttccccagcccctctgttcctcctccaGCAGCCTCTTGATACCTCCATCCGTGCACccctccatcctcctgcttcttgaGTCGTCACCTGTCTCTGGGATCCCATTCACTCATAGTTCCAACCACGTCTCCTGTTACTGGGTCACACCGCCCCTTCTCACTACTCCCCGGGGAATCCAAGAGTGTTCCAGCCCCTAGTCCACACTCCTGCCAGACATTTAACCCCTTTCCTGCTGCAGCCATGTCCAACAACATGGCCAAGATCGCTGAGGCCCGCAAGACCGTGGAGCAGCTGAAGCTGGAAGTGAACATCGATCGCATGAAGGTGCATCAGACCGATGGGGAAACAGGTTGAGGGTCTGCATTAGGCTCCGTTGAGGGCGGAGCCTAGAGCTAAGGTGGGATGGGAAGATGGGGCCCGGGCCGGGGGCGTGGCCAGTCGAGGCGTGGTCGGGACACGGGGCGGGGATTTGGACGCTCCCCGGGGACCAAGCCAGGGCGGGCCAACTGCATCTCTATCCCTCGCCTGCAGGTGTCGCAGGCAGCAGCCGAGCTTTTGGCTTTCTGCGAAACGCACGCTAAGGATGACCCACTGGTGACTCCTGTCCCCGCCGCCGAGAATCCCTTCCGCGACAAGCGACTCTTTTGCACCCTGCTCTGAGCCCTCAAGAGAGCTTAACCCTCCCCCGCAGAAGTATGAATCCAATAAACTTGGTGACTTGGTGGTGCCTGCACTTTAGGGGAAAACGAGTCATGGGCAGAACGTGGGGGccacctttgggggggggggagcctgcgtccgtctcttctctttctgagcGTGTGTAGAGAGCTTTGTGGATGGTGAAGCACTACAGCCCCGCACGAGATGAGTatgcttctatttttttcattttcccatgAACTTGAGACACCTGGCTAGCGCAGGATAACCATTTCACATCTGTTGGAACTGAAGGTCCTCTTTTCAGTTACACAACTTAGAGGTCCTGACTAAGGTGACAACTACAAGCTCCCAGCCTCAGCTGCCTCATGTCCTCTGTTCCCTCCTGGGAGGGACTTATgggcctctcttctcatcccCCGAAGAACTCATCCAGGTTTCACATGGTGTTGCCCATACCACtggtttattttgaaaacaaaattttttgatgatttctttttattttttatgtgtattggtgttttgcttgcatgtatgtctatgtgagggtgtcagatccccagaactggagttacagacacatgaGCTGTCACATGGATGATAggaattgaactagggtcctctggaagaacagccagtgctcttaacctctgagccatctctccagccctgacttgttttttaaaaagatttatttatttataatatgtaagtacactgtgactgtcttcagacactccagaagagggagtcagatttccttacagacggttgtgagccaccatgtggttgctgggatttgaacttaggacctatagaagagtagtcagtgctcttaaccgttgagccatctctccagcccctctgatcttgttctttttttttcttttttctttttaaagatttatttattattatatctaagtacactgtagctgtcttcagacacaccagaagagggcatcaggtctcattatggatggttgtgagccaccatgtggttgctgggatttgaactcaggaccttcagaagagcagtggttaagagcactgactactcttccaaaggtcctgagttcaaatcccagctaccacatagtggttcacaaccatcagtaatgaaatttgccaccctcttctggagtgtctgaaaacagccacagtgtacatattattttaaatcttaaaaaaaaaaaaaaaaaaaaaaaaagactcgggACCAGAATAAGAAAATCATGTGATTAGTGGGAGCAGTGCTCCTGGCTTTAATctgagcatttgggaagcagaggcaggcagatctctgaattcagtccagcctggtctactgagtgagttccaggacagccagggccacagggaaagaaaaaccttgtcttaaaaaacaaacaacagggggctggtgagatggctcagcgggtaagagcacctgagtgatcttccaaaggtgcagagttcaaatcctagcaaccacatggtgactcacaaccatccttaatgagatctgacgccctcttctggagtgtctgaagtcagctacagtgtactttcatataatgtaaataaaatcttttaaaaacaaacaaacaaacaaacaacaagctggtcgtagtggtgcacgcctttaatcccaacacttgggaggcagaggcaggcagatttctgagttcgaagccagcctggtctacaaagtgagttccaggacagccagggctatacagaaaaaccctgtctcggaaaaccaccaccaccaccaccaaacaaacaaaaacacaaaagagaaagtCCTGACATCAGATGACACAAGAAGCAATGAATGAAGGAGTCAACCATTCAGGAACCCCCTCCGCATCCCCCCTCCTGCTGCTATCTTAACTTGGGGTTCTGTGGGCTCCAAATCAGTCATGTTTTCCTTAACTGTGAGGACAGAGGACCCTGTTCTGTTTCCTGTACACACTCTAGAACAGTGTATACATAGCTTGCGATTGTGCTTTGGAGGCTATTTTTGGCCTAGATGATGTTTAAACATGTTCTTAATTTGGTCGTGACGCAGAAAGGATTTCTCATCAAAGTCCTTACTTCCGGCTTCCCTGAgggtaaattttatttcatatttatttatttatttttagaggcAATTTAATTTGTGTTTATGAATACACCggagctgtcatcagacactccagagagggCATGGGAGCCATACAGacagttatgtgccaccatgtggttgctggggttggATTTAGGACTGCCCCTAACCCCTGGACCATCTCCCCAACctgaattgatttatttttaatgtagggTTTTGCTCTgcagccaggctggcttcagacccactgtcttcttgcttcagccctctgaatgctgggatatGCCAACACGCCTGGCCTTCCCTGCGATTTTATAAGGCTTCCGGGCTTTCCAGATGGGCAATGTCCCCTCCGTGCCCTGTTACATCCCTGTTGTGTAACTTTCTTAGGAGGCACACATGAGCAATTATTTGTTTATCAATGacagacaaaagaaatcattctaCCCGGATCTAGCTCGGGGACCCAATTAGTTTACTGAGATCACTTACAGGAACATTggtgactcaaaggcagccacGTCACTGAAAAGCCCACCGTGGCATAGTTGATGAGCGCTATACAAGAGTGTCTTCTTCCTCAGCTACTGTTTACTGCTTCTATAACTGTAAAGGGGCTGCGGGAGTCTGAGGACAGAATGGGTGGTTTTAAATTCAGTGAACATATGGCCAaatagataaattatttttactaaaaattttttttttttttttttttgttgttgttgtttgtgtatgtgtgtgtgtgtgtgcccacacacatgtgtgtggtggctgggttgtgtgtgttgtgcctgGGTTGAGTGTGTATGAATGATCATGTGCACAGAGGTACACATTTGCacattatacatgtgtgtatgcatacaggTATGCAAAGATGTTTCTGCATGTCCTTGTGTGCACAATGCAAGTGTCAGTGCCAGTGCaaatacacacgtgtgtgtgcatatggactCTGTGACTTTCTGAGCTTCCTAGGCCTTGAcagttcctttgttttctgtgtcttaggtgccttcctcctccctcaagGGGAGAATGTTTTTGGTCAGAGGAACAGCTACAGAGCAGCAGGCTGAGGAATCAGAGTTGCCATTCACCCTGGGGCTGCTTAGGGACTTCTTCCAGtggaatgaaaagggaaatgttGTTTCCATTGAAACTAGGGAGGGGCTAGTGTGGTGGCTCTGCAGTCCGGTGCTTGTCATAGGAGCCTCAGTTTAATCCCTAGCAACCGTGTGACAAGCTGGGAATGGTGAAACTCAGTTGTAATCTCACTGCTAGGGAGGCAGGGACCGCCACCGCTGACACTCACTGGTCAGGCAATCTAGCTAAATCTGTAAGCCCTAGGTCCCAGGGAGGgacactatctcaaacaaacaaaaccagggggAAATCAGACTTGATTTATCTAGTTATCTGTACATTCACTGAATTCAAAACTACCCATTCCCTCCTTGGGCTCCCTTAGACACTACCCCACTTCCAGAGTCTGCTATTTTTGCTGATGGAGACTGGACTCTCTGTCTCCTAAAGTGGCTCACTGGGCTTTCCTCCCCAGGAGGCCTTGCACGAGCCTGCTAAGTGCTCTACATTTGCATCGGATTAGGGTCCCCTGGGCCCCAACTCTGAGCTTCCTGTAGAATGGAGGCAGGCACAGCTGTAATTACATCTTGGTCCTGCTCCCACCTCTCAGCCCTCTCCAGTCTGGTTGCATCATGTCTGTGCGAGCCCCAAGGGaaaagggggacagagagagagagccaaagatgagctgggggtgggggaaggagctggggaggaTACCTGGTGGGTGCAGGTCCCAAGGCTGCTGGATTGCCATAAACCCAGCCCTTCACAGCTCAGAACCTGAGGGAATCTGGGCTCACAGAACTGCTGAGCCCCaagtttcagtttatttattttcttttacatttgacagtgagtacgtgtgtgtgtgtgtgtgtgtgtgtgtgagtgtgtgcatgcgcacatgtgcacacgtgtatgaAAGTCTGAGGACAATTTGtgagagctggttctctccttccaccacatgggtcccgAGGATGAAACTGTTCGTGGCAGGCGcctttctctgctgagccatttcactagccctccaatttcttctctctctccatccatctctccctgtctctgtctctctctgtctctccaaggTCTTACTTTtgcaatgtagccctggctaataCAGGACACATGATGATCCTTTGTTTctgctcctgaatgctgggattgcacgttgggatttttttttttttttccctaaattgGGATTGAGCTTTGTAGCTTTGGTTTGCCTCAAGTtcctagcaatcctcctgcctccttagCTTCTCTggtgctgtgattacagacaaACTGTTgtacctgttttgtttgtttgtttgtttgcagtttctcactctgtagcctaaactggccttgaactcagagcaatCTTTCCGCCTCCTCAGCCTcaggggtgctgggattagatgtaTAAACTCCACCAGGCTCTCCCTTCCCAGAGCCCTCCAGCCTTGTGAGGAGGGAACCTGGAGAgcttagaacagtggttctcattTGGGGCCGCTGGGAAACACAGATACTTATATTACtgttcataacagaagcaaaattacacttaCGAAGTAGTAATGAGAGTAACTTTATGGTTGAGATCACCACAACCTTgggaaccatattaaagggtttTAGCATTaagaagattgagaaccattgGCCTAGACTGTTGGAATTTAGTGCCCTTCCAGACTGGACTCtgtgtggtctctgcttcctcctgcacCTTGAGGGTTTGGGGGAGGCTGTTGGGAAAGCTCTGGGGGCTAGTTGGCAGGAGGGAAGtcaggagatggggtgggaggaatGACAGAAATTGGGAGGAGGCTGAAACCtaaagtgggggcagggagacaaGGCTAGTCCTAGTGTCACCAGACGCCAGAAGCACTTGATTAATTAATCGCATTAACTTCACAACTCCTAATGGCGCTGTCTCTGGTCACCCTAGCTATTTCCTGTCACCCCCAGCTCTGACATCAGCTTCAGGGACCAGGATTTAGCTGGAGTCAGGCACAGGctaagaggtggaggcaggggggtGCAGGCCTAAGGAAGTGTCCCTCCCAGGctctcccatccccccccacacacactgggtTGTCCATTCTCATGAATAAGCTCCCTACCTTCTGCTCTCCACTCCACCAGCTCTGGAGCAGGGTCGGCCTGGTTCTGGAGACCcgggagaaaagagaaagcccGAAGAGCAGGACAGCCTGGAAGGGTCAAGAAACTTCTCGAAGCAACGTGAGGGCGAAGTGAGACAAGACAGGTCTGTCAGCAGGCATGGGCAGTGAGTAGCACACGTGTGGAACACATGGGTAGAGTGAGGCACAGACGTGGTCCCAGGAAGGGAGGGACCAAGGTGTCAGGGCAAGTGGAGTCTGCAGCAGGAACTGACTGTGCTGGGCCTCTTACCAGGCTCCACACACCATGTGGCAGTACACATCCTCATTGCACGGTGTCTGTGTTCTGagcccctctctgtccctccagcCTTACTACACAGTGATCGTtaggtttgttgaatgaatgataGCTTCAGCATCTACCcgagagaggaagaagagcctCTTATTCTTGCACAGTACCCCACGCATGGACATTTGTTGAAGAACCAAGGCTCCACAGAGAATGGgagagatggggctggggagatggctctttttctggtttggtttttcgagacagggttactccgtgtagccctggctgtcctggaactcactctgtagaccaggctggcctcgaactcagaaatccgcctgcctctgcctcccgagtgctgggattaaaggcgtgtgccaccacgcccggctaagatgGTTCTTCttgtaaaggcacctgccaccgagtctgagggcctgagttcaacccccaggactcactcacatggtagaagagaagaaCTGATACCCACaagctggcctctggcctcagtATGCCTTGGCCCGTGAGCAAAACATACATAGACTCAGTGGATAAGATATAAAATTGTTGCCGGGCAgtgtggcatacacctttaatcccagcacttgggaggcagaggcaggtggatttctaagttcgaggtcagcctggtctacagagtgagtttgtctcgaaaaaacaaaaaagatataaaattattgTGAGCTATGGCATGTGTCAACATGCCATATCTGCAAAGATACCTGTGAGCTGGCAGTACACATGTCCTCACACACTTCACAGACATGTGCCTATCTGTGCATAACACACAGCAGCAAAAGTGTATCCGTGgaggggggatggctcagtggacaagggcacttgtccttgcagaggacctgggtttgattccagaCACTCACACAGTGCCTCaaagctgtctataactccattgCTAGGCGATCCAGCATCTGCTCTGACCTCcgtgagcaccaggcatgcgtgtggttgcacagacatacatgtaaacaaaaacacttatacatataaaatgaacagTTTGGGTTTTTTGCAGATGACATATCTGTATACCTGGCCATACCTTTGCATACCCATCTGTGGCCGTATCTGTGCACACCCCTACTTGTGACTCCTGTGTGTGTACTCTATGCTTGTCTCACAGAAAGCAACCAGCTAAAGATCTGGCCGGtgaagagctctctctctctgtctctgtctctgtctctgtctctgtctctgtctctgtctctctctgtctc comes from the Mus pahari chromosome 19, PAHARI_EIJ_v1.1, whole genome shotgun sequence genome and includes:
- the Gng8 gene encoding guanine nucleotide-binding protein G(I)/G(S)/G(O) subunit gamma-8 yields the protein MSNNMAKIAEARKTVEQLKLEVNIDRMKVSQAAAELLAFCETHAKDDPLVTPVPAAENPFRDKRLFCTLL